A genomic segment from Glycine soja cultivar W05 chromosome 18, ASM419377v2, whole genome shotgun sequence encodes:
- the LOC114395725 gene encoding hevamine-A-like: MASKSSLSIRFLCLLLLALANGSNAGKIAIYWGQNGNEGTLAEACATGNYDYVIIAFLPTFGNGQTPMINLAGHCDPYSNGCTGLSSDIKSCQAKGIKVLLSLGGGAGSYSIASTQDASQVATYLWNNFLGGQSSSRPLGPAVLDGIDFDIEGGSNQHWGDLAKFLKGYGKQVYITAAPQCPFPDAWIGNALTTGLFDFVWVQFYNNPPCQYNSGAISNLEDAWKQWITSIPANKIFLGLPASPLAAGSGFIPPADVTSKVLPAIKGSSKYGGVMLWSRYYDVQSGYSSSIKKYV, from the coding sequence ATGGCATCGAAATCATCACTCTCAATCAGATTCTTGTGCTTACTCTTGTTAGCACTAGCAAATGGTTCTAATGCTGGCAAAATTGCAATCTACTGGGGCCAGAATGGCAACGAGGGCACGCTGGCCGAGGCTTGTGCCACGGGGAACTATGATTATGTGATCATAGCCTTTTTGCCAACCTTTGGCAATGGCCAAACTCCTATGATTAACCTTGCTGGTCATTGTGATCCATACAGTAATGGTTGCACTGGATTAAGCTCTGACATCAAATCTTGTCAAGCCAAAGGCATCAAAGTATTGCTCTCTCTAGGAGGAGGTGCTGGAAGCTACTCAATTGCATCAACTCAAGATGCAAGCCAAGTAGCCACTTACCTTTGGAACAACTTCTTGGGGGGACAGTCATCGTCTCGCCCTCTTGGCCCCGCCGTTCTTGATGGTATTGATTTTGACATTGAAGGTGGATCAAACCAACACTGGGGTGATCTTGCCAAGTTCCTTAAAGGGTATGGAAAGCAAGTGTACATTACTGCAGCACCTCAGTGCCCATTTCCTGATGCTTGGATCGGAAATGCTCTCACAACAGGCCTTTTTGACTTTGTTTGGGTCCAATTCTACAACAACCCTCCTTGCCAATACAATTCTGGGGCAATTAGTAACCTTGAAGATGCATGGAAGCAATGGATCACAAGTATCCCTGCCAACAAGATATTCTTGGGGTTACCAGCTTCTCCACTGGCAGCAGGAAGTGGTTTCATTCCTCCTGCTGATGTTACATCCAAGGTGCTTCCAGCCATTAAGGGTTCTTCTAAATATGGAGGTGTTATGCTGTGGTCAAGGTATTATGATGTTCAGAGTGGTTACAGCTCTTCTATTAAGAAATATGTTTGA
- the LOC114396000 gene encoding acidic endochitinase-like isoform X1, with protein sequence MELKSAISVTFLCLVLLALANGSYAGTITVYWGQNGNEGTLAEACATGNYDYVIIAFLPTFGKGQTPMINLAGHCDPHSNNGCTGLSSDIKSCQAKGIKVLLSLRGDVGSPSIDPSQAATYLWNNFLGGHSLTRPLGPAVLDGIDFDIEGGSNKHWGDLARLLKGYGMAKQSKKVYITAAPQCPFPDAWIGNALTTGLFDFVWVQFYNNPPCQYNSGAISNLEDAWKQWITSIPANKIFLGLPASPLAAGSGFIPAADLTSKVLPAIKGSSKYGGVMLWSRYYDVQSGYSSSIKSYV encoded by the coding sequence ATGGAATTGAAATCAGCAATCTCAGTCACATTCTTGTGCCTAGTCTTGTTAGCACTAGCAAATGGTTCTTATGCTGGAACAATTACAGTCTACTGGGGCCAGAATGGCAACGAGGGCACGCTGGCCGAGGCTTGTGCCACAGGCAACTATGATTATGTGATCATAGCCTTTTTGCCAACCTTTGGCAAAGGCCAAACTCCCATGATTAATCTTGCTGGTCACTGTGACCCTCATAGTAATAATGGGTGCACTGGCTTAAGTTCAGACATCAAATCTTGTCAAGCCAAAGGCATCAAGGTATTGCTCTCTTTGAGAGGAGATGTTGGAAGCCCCTCAATTGATCCAAGCCAAGCAGCCACTTATCTTTGGAACAACTTCCTTGGGGGACACTCATTGACTCGTCCTCTTGGCCCCGCCGTTCTTGATGGCATTGACTTTGACATTGAAGGTGGATCAAACAAACACTGGGGTGACCTTGCCAGGCTCCTAAAAGGGTATGGCATGGCCAAACAAAGCAAGAAAGTGTACATAACTGCAGCACCTCAGTGCCCATTTCCAGATGCTTGGATTGGAAATGCTCTCACAACAGGCCTTTTTGACTTTGTTTGGGTCCAATTCTACAACAACCCTCCTTGCCAATACAATTCTGGGGCAATTAGTAACCTTGAAGATGCATGGAAGCAATGGATCACAAGTATCCCTGCCAACAAGATATTCTTGGGGTTACCAGCTTCTCCACTGGCAGCAGGAAGTGGCTTCATTCCTGCAGCTGATCTTACATCCAAGGTGCTTCCAGCCATTAAGGGTTCTTCTAAATATGGAGGTGTTATGCTGTGGTCAAGGTATTATGATGTTCAGAGTGGTTACAGTTCTTCTATTAAGAGCTATGTTTGA
- the LOC114396000 gene encoding acidic endochitinase-like isoform X2, translating into MSSLNSIIILVLFPLFLLALANGSYAGTITVYWGQNGNEGTLAEACATGNYDYVIIAFLPTFGKGQTPMINLAGHCDPHSNNGCTGLSSDIKSCQAKGIKVLLSLRGDVGSPSIDPSQAATYLWNNFLGGHSLTRPLGPAVLDGIDFDIEGGSNKHWGDLARLLKGYGMAKQSKKVYITAAPQCPFPDAWIGNALTTGLFDFVWVQFYNNPPCQYNSGAISNLEDAWKQWITSIPANKIFLGLPASPLAAGSGFIPAADLTSKVLPAIKGSSKYGGVMLWSRYYDVQSGYSSSIKSYV; encoded by the coding sequence TCTTGTTAGCACTAGCAAATGGTTCTTATGCTGGAACAATTACAGTCTACTGGGGCCAGAATGGCAACGAGGGCACGCTGGCCGAGGCTTGTGCCACAGGCAACTATGATTATGTGATCATAGCCTTTTTGCCAACCTTTGGCAAAGGCCAAACTCCCATGATTAATCTTGCTGGTCACTGTGACCCTCATAGTAATAATGGGTGCACTGGCTTAAGTTCAGACATCAAATCTTGTCAAGCCAAAGGCATCAAGGTATTGCTCTCTTTGAGAGGAGATGTTGGAAGCCCCTCAATTGATCCAAGCCAAGCAGCCACTTATCTTTGGAACAACTTCCTTGGGGGACACTCATTGACTCGTCCTCTTGGCCCCGCCGTTCTTGATGGCATTGACTTTGACATTGAAGGTGGATCAAACAAACACTGGGGTGACCTTGCCAGGCTCCTAAAAGGGTATGGCATGGCCAAACAAAGCAAGAAAGTGTACATAACTGCAGCACCTCAGTGCCCATTTCCAGATGCTTGGATTGGAAATGCTCTCACAACAGGCCTTTTTGACTTTGTTTGGGTCCAATTCTACAACAACCCTCCTTGCCAATACAATTCTGGGGCAATTAGTAACCTTGAAGATGCATGGAAGCAATGGATCACAAGTATCCCTGCCAACAAGATATTCTTGGGGTTACCAGCTTCTCCACTGGCAGCAGGAAGTGGCTTCATTCCTGCAGCTGATCTTACATCCAAGGTGCTTCCAGCCATTAAGGGTTCTTCTAAATATGGAGGTGTTATGCTGTGGTCAAGGTATTATGATGTTCAGAGTGGTTACAGTTCTTCTATTAAGAGCTATGTTTGA